The window GTCAGCTCCACTTTCTTTCCCACAATGCTTCGCTGGACACTGACACGTCACTCGGACTTCCGTAAACAGTGGCGTATGCAGGTGACTGCAGCGACCCCTGCAGGAAGAGATCGGCACAGACAGACAGCCACGAAGCACACAGTAGTCTGATCTGGACCACGGTATCAGCTCTTCTGCTCGGTTACCTGTCCACATACACCACCTATTGGCCCGGAAAGAGGCTGCAGGAGGCCGTCTAGAAATGTCTTTGCAGTGcttacaaaaacaagaaaaaaagattattggCAATATcaacaattttattattttaagaaaTTTAAGAAAATTAAGTTTATCTGACTAATTAAGGTTCAATTTAACTGAATATAACGTAAAATGTTTCACTTGATTGTGCATTAATTCAGCAGTTAAATAGACAAGCATTTGTGAGTAGTTTGTCTTGACATCAATGTAGTCACTGCATTTACTTAAATAAAGAAGCTATCGGTTCATGAATGGcactttttaaacataaatgtgCCTCCCAGTTAATTGTTATCATAAGATATAATGCATGAAAATGAATTGTGAGCATTATTCAGCGTGTCTATTGTTTGTgagataaataaaaagaaaaataaagaaaagaaaaatatatctACAGTCTACAGTCACCCAGAACCGCTTGTAAGTTTCCACTTAAAGCTGCACCAagtttctgattttcttttcatccaggttcagatttttttttttccaaaataaatatgtaaattttGGTCTTTGTTCTGCATCTCACATGGATCCCTTCACCGGCTGCTTTCAGTGCTGCCTTGCTAAGGAATGCGATTTTGTCTTTGGGGAGGTGGAGTGCAAAGTTTCACACCTTAGACTCTTTTAACTGCCatgaaaagagtggaaaaacAACCCCAATATTATCAGCGGCACAGTAACAATCCTTTTACAGTTGGAGTGGAATTATTACTTTCGAACATATTGGTTCTGTTCAACCAATCATTAACCAGATTAATTCAATGTTTTCTGTGTCAAAACAGCTATAGAACACATTTACCTGGTGTTACACCAAGTAATTGACACCAAATAGCTTAGTGCTGCACTGTACCTCACCTTTTGCAGTAACTCACACTTCTGACACTAAATGTCAAATTGTGACATTTTACTTCAAGACCACATGCCGAATCCTGTCAAAACACTAGAAGAGAATACCCCAAGCAATTCACTAATATTTCTGAGGATTTTCACCACTTTGAAGAAACGACAGAGGAAGTTTTTGTGTTAGTCATACCATCTCCTCAGGGTCACTGCCTATAAATACTTTCTTGTACAAGAGattctgatgttttgtttttgaatttgtTAAATGCCTGTCATTTTTTATACTGATGTAAGACAATGTCTTCTACTTTGAAGATCCAAGGGCTAAAACTAAATTCATAAACCTCTACATTTTTATATGTGTACTATAAGACAGAAAATGATAAGAAACTAAAACCGGGAGTGCATATTCATCTGCCTGGAATACCTGGTATGATGGCTGATACTGACTAACACTTCGGTGTTGTACATATATACATCGATTTCTCATGCTGATGATGTGTAGCGGCATATGACATCTACAGTCATGGTAAAGAGAAAGTGCGCCCTCTTCACTTCTAAGGTTCACATACCaggagatttaaaaataaaatatcgtCCGACCTCTCCAGCCTTAAAATTAGGTAAATACCACCTGACATGAACAAAACATGATATATCacatgtcattatttattgaTGAAAAACTAAGCCAAAAATGCAGAAACACAGTCTACGTGAAAATTTAAGCACACCTTAATGGCTTTCAGAGGAATTAAGAGGTCATGTCAATCAAAGGCATTTGATTATGTGATCATCAGAGCATTCAGGTGTATGCTACCATAATTCCAAAGAGGGAAAACATCAAAAATTATCCCAGGCAACCAACTGTCGGTGCCCACCAGTCTGAGAAGGGTTATGAGGCCACTTCCAAATAGTCCATCATTCTAtagtgagaaagattattcacaagtagtaaatataaaacaataaaaggatcATGACAATACAATCTATAAAAAAATACTGAACAAACAAATGAAGAGGGTGTGCTGAGAAGGTGGAAGGAGTACACTGAGGGGTTGATTAATGAAGAAAATGAGGGTGAGGATAGAGGACCGTTTGTGAATCAGGAAGTGAAGAGGCTCAGTAAGGTAGGAGAGGGCAACTATGAGGTGGGCAAAGAGTGCAAAGGTAGTGCGTCCAGATGACAAACTTGTAGAAGTATGAATATGTCCAGAAGAGAGGGCAGTGGAGTTTTGACTAGATAGTTTAACACAGTGATGAAGAGTGAGCGGATGTCTAGGGAAAGGATAAGCATGGTCAAATTTTCAAAAAGAAGGATGATGTGCAGTGCTGAGATAAAGCTGATGAGTCACACCATTACGATATGGGAAAGAATTGTTAAATCTAGGTTTAGAAGAGGGGCGACGATCAGTTAGGAGCATAAGTATATGAGGGTGGCACTGTATGAGAAGAGTGAGACAATGGTGAGGTGTGTGGTAGGAGTGATAGATGGGTTCATGGGTTAGTGAAGGGAGGCGAGCTAAATGACTTCCAAAGCAACAcacagtgcacaagagaggtgaagaagagagtgcaggcaagGTGGAGTGGGCATAGACaggtgtcaggggtgatttttAGAAGCAGAAGTAGTGTCatatgtaaataataataataataataataataataataataatacagaaaTACAGTTTATACTGAGACTCACTTCACACAGCAGTCATAGAGAGATTCTGAGCATAAAGCATAAagttataaaaatgtaataaggcaaaaataaataaaatgagtaaataagggcagggatagctcagtaggtagagtggtggccccatgacTGGAAGGTCGGGGTTTCGAATTGGCTACCCTGAGGCAcacctgagcaaggtaccgtccccacacactgctccccgggcgaccaatggctgcccactgcttcactgagtgaatgggttaaatgcagagaggtatttccccacggggatcgataaagtatacattattattattattattataaaaatgtccaagaaattcacagagaaagtaCAAGTAATAAATGTGCAAACAGTGAAATGAGTCAGAGACCTGAGCCTGATTTTTGTTTATGCTTGTGCAAGTTTGCAAAGAGATCTGTACTGATTAGTGTGATAGcagacaataataaatacaacataaTAATACAGTTGCACTCTATAGCTGTGATGAGGTAAGAGAGGGACTGTGTAAATTGTTTTATTCAGGAGTCTAATGGCCTGTGGGCGGAAGCTGTTTGAGTCTTTTAGTCCTCGATGTCAGACTCCTGTAGCGCTTGCCCGAGGGCAGAGGTGTGAACAGGTGATGTTGTGGGTGTTTACTGACCTTCATGATGTTTTGTAAGTACGATTAAGTACACTTTAAATTGtcaaaacataaaatacagcatttattttttacctaTAGCGTAGACGTCCTGGTTGGGTTGTGTGATTTGAATGTAAAATTCTACATAAATGTTCATAACTGGAAATGAGGCATCACATACACAATtgctaaaatgtaaaacatttatttgtaaTCAAGGCCAACACAAATTCACTGAAGATGTCCCACAAAATATACACATgtagtagaaatatatgttcCAAATGaaggtatttttattcattcatttaaaaaaagtgttttagcGTATAAAATTTTATAACAAAAAGTGTTCTTGCTCCATAATCAGTGATCATATATTCATTTCAAcatgtaaagaaaaagaaacacaggcTGAAGTTCATTGCGATACAGCAGAAAGAGATAacaagcttcttcttcttcttttttggaaTGAATCTCCTGCATTGGAACTCACTTCTGATATAATCTAAGTGGATCAACTGTCCCTTTGCTTTGGGTACATTTTATCTTCATTTCATACATTCCCAGAATTAGACATAAggcacattaaaacaaaactaaattaaatcCATATCAAGAATCTGAACATTTAACATAAACATTTAATATAAAACATCAATACAAATCTGCAGCGCCCAAAGCAGACCAAAATTATACAGAGAAGCCTTTAAAATGGTACAAACAGTAttaagataaaaataaacaaacattagaGTTTAAGTGGGTTGATTTGTAGAAATTTAACAAGTCTTTGTATCCTGAAGCATTGGTTACTAAAACACCTTGTGTAGTAATGttttttatgacatttttttttttaccaatccTGAGAGAACACCTCAACTGTTGGTGGATAAACAATGTGGTTCTCCTCTGTATACATTAAGCAGATTAATTTAAGCCCAGAGGGGTTTGTGAGCTGTGCGATCATGTGACACTTTCCTGCACTCAGTCTGCAGCAGGCCGCTGTTAAATTTAATGAAGCAGCCAGAATGAGATTCACTGAACATTAGAGATGTCCACAACAGAAGAAAATGCTTCCTTAGAAAGCAGACACAGTCAAATGTAAATTTTTTGCCACTGTGTAACAACAGTGTTTACATTGTCACGTTACTCTGCCACAGGCAAATGAGATGTCAACCAACTTTCAAATAACGGAAGTAAATCTTTGCGTAATGTTGCTGTTGCCATCATAtggtacagtactgtgcaaaagtcttgagtcaccccatcatttctttatagtgttgatttttttaagcGGTTGATCGCCAGGTTTTCTGAAGATGGtttgctttttcattcattcatcccaATTCTTATACCTAACTATTTTGAAGGAATGTTTTTTATATATGACCTGtttaacactgacctgtgaatTATTTGCAAAAACCTAAGTCGCCCAACTCCAGGTattaaccagtgttgtgtctacacacaacagacaacttagtgaaaaactcactttaaattgtatctttaggcactttacTAGCTGCCTGTTGCAAAAACAGTATTGTCATAGAAagagtatttttgcaccaacaaggtgattcctaaAAAACTATTACGTGAAAACCTAGCATAGCTTAGAATGGTGTGCAATTTGTACTTAAAAAATCTGAGGAAACAGAACAAGTGGCCAAAAAACAAGGAGCATGGTATGGGTCTGCATTTCAACCATCGgtactgggaatcttgtcaaaaatgatggaattatgaaaGCAAAAAAGTACCATCAAATTTTCACCCACCATGTAATACAATCTTGAACATGTCTGATTGGTAgtaatcccaaacacactgtcaatacagtaaaaatgtacctggacagaaaaacacacagtggaacactaatAGTCAAGGATTGGCCTCCCCATAGCCAACATTACTGaggcagtgtgggatcatcttaacagagaatggaacaaaagacAGCCAACAGCCAAAGAACATCTAAATGTCCTTctggaagcctggagaactattcccaAAGGTTACTTTTTGCCTCACATACTCTATTACCATGTATGGTTGCATGTTTCAGTAGATCACTGCATCTATTTCACATTTtgctagcaaaatataaagaaatgaagggcaTCTCAGGATATTTGCACAACACTGTGTACTGAAGGCAACATGCAAAGAAGAAAGTTCCAGCAGCCAATAGCAGGTGAGCAGACTGTAAAAGTCTGCATACATGTCTGTTTTCACCAGCTTATCTTGTGAGGTAATACAGAGAGAACAGTGATGGGGCCAGTCACTGAGAGCCTCACAGTGACATCTGACCTCTAAATAGACTCCGATTCCAACCCTCAAACTTCTAGCAATGAGACTCCTTTTCACCAACAGGGATGTAGCCATCTCGAGAGGGAGGTGCTTTCTGATGGAGGCTTTCACCATCTGCTGCAAAGATGGCATGGAGTGCCTCCTGCTCCTGTTTTGTCTTTGGTAAATCAGTGGAAGGAGTGCTTAGAAGAACAAAACGCTGTGAACagaaaattgattaaaaaacaaagcacGTCAGTGATATGATGTCTGACAAACTGATCGATTGTTCTTCAATTTCTAATAAACCTTTTAACCTTAAAGACTTTCATTATGATTTTGAAACTCGAACTCCGTGTGTCttgtttctctccctctctctctgtgccaTCATTTCATTTCACCCAGTTGGATTTTCCGTATTATCACCTCTTTGGATTCATCTTGTTGCCTGCTGGAATGATCTCAGTGGGATTTGCGATGGATTCATTTCATCTCTGCCTTGCAGGACTAGTTGTCATTTATCTGTAAACTTATTAAAAGGTACTCTTGCTCATTTATCTGCTTGcttgtgtctgcatttgggacATGTTTTTGGGAAGGTGGGGGCATGGTAAGTTACAGTGTTTTCCTGCTGAAAACCTGGAACAATATTCTTATTTGGTGAATACCTTAACCAACAGAAGATAGAAGTTCCCTTTATTCACTTAAGATAATggtgaatataaataaatatgttcaAATATTGTGATGAATTCTATGGCAGCTGCCAATTTCAGACTATAGAAATAGTGAACGGATGATCCAGAACTATTTCAAAGTAAAGCAAAAAGGAAATGCTCTTGAGATATGTATATATACTTCTATAACAAATTATTTCAGCAAAAAAATTGATCTATTGTTCATTCAAAAATACTGAATTATGACGAATCTGACTGGTTTTGTTTCTGTGGTTCAATCTTTAAGGTGCCAGTTTTTTCATTTGCACAGAAAAATCCAAACAGTTTCGGACTTACTTCTCTCAGTGTTCCTGGGGTATTGTACAGTTTGAATGCCATACAAAGGGGTATGCAAAGCATGGAGGACAGAGCCAGGATCCAGCCGATCCCATCCGCCCACCACGGGTACACATAATCATTGTTGTACTTCAAAGGTGAGTACTTGATTAAGGCAAAGGCAAAGGTTCCCTGTGTGAAAGTATGATAACACTGATAAATAACTGACATTTAATACACCAGTGAATAATTTGACTGTATAATTTGGTATCATCTTAAGATATTAGCTCAGTTTTATTGACATGTATTTCTAATTTTGACCAGCAGAGGTTGCTCTACTTTCAGAAGAGAACTGTTAATAAAGCAAAACTCACAAAGCATGTTGCAGGAGTGAAGAAAAGCCAGCAGTATTTAATGGCAGGGCTGGGGCGATAGCCAATCATATCCTCAATGTTATCATAGAAGCGATCTGCACCTGTGGCCAGAGGAAAGTTGGATCAGTGTCAAGATTCACCCTGACCAGTAGAGAGCTTAAAAACCCCAGCACactattattttaataaaacaagttgcagttattttcaACTAGTAATGATCATGTTTTTAATTCCTTTGAACTCAAACCATCAATCTGCACCTTTCATTTTATGGATGGTTGCTATTAGCAAATTAAGCACTGAGCATTTTTAAGTTCCAACAGCCTTAAATAACAAACTCACCATAAACCCAACCGATGCAAACTGTTTGAAAAATGGCTACGAAGAGCAGGCACATCCCACTGGCTGCATAGTAGTCAAAGAGTTGGAAGACATACATGCCTCCCTGTGggtacagacagacagatggacaTGAGTTCACAAGTGTAAggtaaaacaaatgaaagacaACCTGCATGATGCAAAATATTGCTTTCAGGTCATTTATCCATTATGTGCTTGGATTTTACTAAAGTGGAAACAATTTGCCAACAACAAAAGTTATTCACAGTTGGCTGTGTCACAGCATGATTTGTGCCAAGTGACTAGATATGAAGGAATTTTAATAGGTTGCTAAAGAGAAGCTACAGTAGGTGAATTCAGGCACTTTAAATGAGTTTGGCAGACTGCTTGGCGACAgtctgacttaaaaaaaaatcatacaaaaaaaaaatcccccaaacaAAATACCCCAGTAAGTACTTCACTTAAATTCACATGGCCATGGATTGGTAATATTTATGCTCAGTATCACTTTGAAATCAGAGTTATTGAATCAAATGTGATAAAATGCTTATTATGTATGTATTAAAACTGAAAGAATTGCACAAACTAACCTCTGTCAGCATGATGAGGCCCAGGAAGAAGGATACTATTGCTACTGCCAGGATGAAGAGTTCCCTGCGGTTTTTACGGCGGAAGACGGAAGGATACATATCCACCACGGCTGTGACCAGGCTCTCCACACATACAAACTAATCAGGAAAAAAGCCAAAGTTATGAGATGTGCGTACTTTTTGATGTTGTGTACTGCatttgtgtatgcatgtgcacaGACCAGCTGTTAATAAAAAGGTACTGAGCAACTGAGGAAaaatagcagagctgtacaaaAGCTACTAGTTGGGATTATGTTCATATGACTATtatttgaattttctttttgtatgtGTTCTTGTGTGGGTTATTTTGCTACATGCTGGCCTCACCTGGCTGTCCAGTCCTAGAAATACAATCATAATGAAGAAGAAGCAGGCCCACAGAGGGGAAAAAGGCATCATGGTCACAGCTCGAGGATAGGCAATGAAGGCTAAACCTGGACCTGTTGTACACAGAAATCCCACTGAAGTTagaatttgtgtttttcttttcaatcaaGCACATATTTTGATATAATACTGACATGTTCAGTTCAACTGTCTGCGCTTTAGAAAATTGTATTCTGCCATGCATTGATTCACACCCAATAAACATCCTGCAGTACTGATCAATGCACCATATCTTTATATATACATCTATATAGATACATGAAAGCTCTGTGTGTTCCTCAAACTCGGGCCCTCTACAAACGGCCTGGGAGTTGGAGGTTCTGCACAGTATCTAAGCTTTTCCTAGGACtttgctcttctggacagagaccCTCCGATGTTGTGCCTGTTGCTTACCACTACATCTGGTTGGTTGCCAGCAGCTGGAGCTCAAAGGCTGCAACATAGGACCTTTTATCTTTGGTAGTGTCTCCTATCGGGACTTGGGGACATCTAGTCTATAtgcagcacagatgttcctgtacactatccCAGCTGGGATATACTGCATCAACTTGCATCTTACATCCTGCTATTATATGTTGGATAGTCTTCACGACACCTTTGAACAGTCTGCAACTTGGGTCCTGTTGTCTATGGTGGACTCCTGCCTCTATGGATCTGATGGTATCTGTCAGAGGTACAGGCCAAGTTGGGGCTTGGTGGTCCATGACAGTTCCTCTTCCTGTTCCAATCACTGTCTGTCTTCAGATGCCTCAGGCATTCTTGGCTTCTCCAAGAATgcctgaggcagctgaagatcTCGACATGGGCGGGGGGTGGGGCATGCTTATCTTCATCCTGCACTGTGTCTCTGACACTCACTAATCCTCACCCCTTCCTCTATTCATTGTTCATAGTGCCTCAGGATTTTGGACTTTGGAGAACTCAGTGCATTGTGAGCAGTTTTTGTGTCTTGACATCAGAGGCATTTATCTCCTCCTGTGGCTAACTTATTATTCCAGAATTGAAATGAATTATGTCAATAGTGCTCAATACACCTCCCACTGTGCTATAGGCTCTGGATCTTCACCTTCAATAGTAGCTGTCTTCAACTGCTACAAACGCTATTGTACTCCCATGTATTGCATATGACCTCTCTCAGTTGGACTAGTAGCTTTACATCAATTCCATATTGCAAGTCCTTGTCCATATTAGCTTTGTTCCACTACCCACATCAGTATTTACTGGTTTCTCAACCCCTGGCATGGACCTTGATGTACAaacctatctatctatctacctaTACAATATAAGAACTACAAACCAGATTCAGCCACTTCTGAGATGGGCACATTTTGCTCGTAGGACATGAAGCCCAGGATGGAGAAGATGGCAAAGCCCGCAACAAAACTGGTACCACTGTTAAGGAAACAGAGGGCCACACAATCCCTGCAAACAGCACAACAAGAATATAGTCACTGAAAATAAATTGTTGAAAATATTACTGACATTACATGGAACAGAATTACTTGATATGCTCACTATATGTATATGAGTGTAAAGCGTCTTTTGTCACTggacaaaagacaaaagaggaagagagagagagagaatcattacctgtagcagttgttgttatatttgttgtaGCTTCCTAGGGCAGTGAGGCAGCCAAGACAGATGGCAAATGAGAAAAAGATCTGAGTTCCAGCATCCATCCATACCTTTGAACAGAAATGAAACCAGATGAggaaagaaatacatttttaaagactctttaaaaaaattaaggatAAActcagacagaaaaagaaaaaactaatgtttatcagttttCTACGGTGttgtgaaaaatattttcccCTTCAtgatttctttcttgtttttgattttaatatttgtctTAATTATTTGTCATATTTTCATGTTTCAGACTATCAAATACAGTTTAATATTACAAAGCGCAGTTTTCaaatgatgatttaatttattaaggaAAAAACCTAATCTAACCAAACCTACCCTGTATGAAAAAAATGGGATGATCTTAAGAGAATATATTTCCAACAGAGTCATCAGATGTGCTTGACAACCAAAGAAAATACAGACAAGTTTACACATTATTTTGGTTTGCATATTTTTGTGTTCCTGAAAGGCTCAGTCCAGTTTGAATGTTTGGAAACAGACTTCAATCCATAACATCAAGCAAGAACTACATTCGCTGTTAAgttgtttctttcttctgctTCGAATTAAAAGAAACCTTTAACACCCACCCATAAAATTTTCTTTACCCTCTTATCCAGTTTGCAGGAGCAGTTGACACTGGACAAAAGGCCAGATACAGCCCCACCAGATCACTGTGTGTAAGATCGGGGTAAGATAACAAGACTGTTTTGCACAACGGCAGCACCACACCCAAAAATGCAAATAGTGAACTCAGTCTTCAAAACCTCCCATGTGCCTTTTAATTTTTGAAAAAAGTCTACAAAAGTACTGCTACTATCTCTGAAATCTCCAAACTTCTCACCCCACAACCCTGACATGAGCTTCCTAGTAAAGCCATTTCCACATCTAAGGCACAAAGCAGAGCACTCTTGGAACACTCACTCACACTTCAAAATGTAAATGagatttctctttcttcttgctTTTCTGGTAAAATGCTCCCACTGCAGTGGGGCATTTTTCAAGGTAGCTGGCAGCCAGGACTGAAGATCTGACTGACAGTAACTCTGGACACATCATTACAACCAAAGGCATatattttgaacttttaaacGCGTTACACTCAGCCTTGTCTAGGACTGCATACATGTGGCTTGTGTTCATTCCCTAAAGGACAATGAAGGAGGGGTGTGGCGAGTGTTT is drawn from Pelmatolapia mariae isolate MD_Pm_ZW linkage group LG7, Pm_UMD_F_2, whole genome shotgun sequence and contains these coding sequences:
- the slc6a13 gene encoding sodium- and chloride-dependent GABA transporter 2, which gives rise to MKGQSNDMENTSKVETSNGHSRPLDIVPSTEEKMTERGQWGNKVEFILSVAGEIIGLGNVWRFPYLCYKNGGGAFFIPYLIFLFACGIPVFFLETALGQYTSEGGITCWRKICPLFEGLGYGSQVIVALLNIYYIIVLAWAIFFLFNSFTWDLPWASCNNSWNTNSCMPFQKGNTSINHHENTTSPVIEFWERRVLRISSGIDHIGSLNWDLALCLAFAWVICYFCVWKGVKSTGKVVYFTATFPYVMLLVLLIRGVTLPGASIGIHFYLYPDINRLSDPQVWMDAGTQIFFSFAICLGCLTALGSYNKYNNNCYRDCVALCFLNSGTSFVAGFAIFSILGFMSYEQNVPISEVAESGPGLAFIAYPRAVTMMPFSPLWACFFFIMIVFLGLDSQFVCVESLVTAVVDMYPSVFRRKNRRELFILAVAIVSFFLGLIMLTEGGMYVFQLFDYYAASGMCLLFVAIFQTVCIGWVYGADRFYDNIEDMIGYRPSPAIKYCWLFFTPATCFGTFAFALIKYSPLKYNNDYVYPWWADGIGWILALSSMLCIPLCMAFKLYNTPGTLRERFVLLSTPSTDLPKTKQEQEALHAIFAADGESLHQKAPPSRDGYIPVGEKESHC